A genome region from Cryptococcus neoformans var. neoformans B-3501A chromosome 8, whole genome shotgun sequence includes the following:
- a CDS encoding hypothetical protein (HMMPfam hit to Nup84_Nup100, Nuclear pore protein 84 / 107, score: 63.1, E(): 7.3e-16): MVAERTPYSSFASLLAAYQEQYSQAGPSTQLDSPISHEAVLDEQSGLIISLMESLEETIRSKTPTNCSSFEMDGEEQISEDEYKALLSEHRAWQLIRAVYDNRIPRTDPNFVPPSAAQQIIENPYTSPEDLVQTMVIEDPELSLWATLVEHLQTRPLLTSPPPLEARHGYLPSTVRRSKFHSTTDSPSLDPDFTVRDPHSSSLAGEDQTYQLPLLETLYNLVRYGELESAIKVCEQGGEPWRGASLMGVRRWTMGGMSKGTEPTVMTGNRYRALWKKSCRTIAKNHTLLPAERNLYAAMISDLPTLLPACESWEDYLWAHVQHRIEARLEKRWRELGGFWEGEGGVGKDDVEEVEMAKGGLEEVFASMRNLQNASISITMTEPYHVAQQMILLDRTEALFHGFADQLLELESGVSPELIAPLLRFFTHLALILRTLSQPVPVSAANAIIQAYLQILEREGNDKLVAMYAACLREGSGEESYARFLWSMDPSAGRDSRSEALLRAKKHNLDVALIARETVRLCLEEVVADPPKRLLAEPDIVPISIGLTEHDVVLIRSIEWLTILPETADDALVRSCQLVRYFLSKGQANAAQSLLLSLPSLPTSSSLTNQSHLLELASYNRLFSLFSSHTYFADILFRQPSLTASKLEVHAWKKDLEACVEDVWKGTVGLIKERWLDLPSLSPKVEKDGKGLYEYEGEEERQKQLKLIRHIFIPDLVLRLHNTLIEQSVLFPYFLQRALELASIVADGRYRVYEGFLPLATIAGGAEMVGGGEKGVSRLEVYMDKIREVALEVLKSGNGNAFKVRRLA, from the exons ATGGTAGCCGAGAGAACGCCCTACTCATCTTTTGCGAGCCTGCTTGCGGCATATCAAGAACAATACTCACAAGCTGGCCCTTCAACGCAGCTTGACTCGCCTATAAGTCATGAGGCTGTTCTTGACGAGCAAAGCGGATTAATTATTTCTCTCATGGAATCGCTCGAGGAAAC CATTCGGTCAAAAACACCGACAAACTGCTCGTCATTCGAGATGGACGGTGAGGAGCAGATATCAGAAGACGAATACAAGGCGTTATTGTCAGAACATCGAGCGTGGCAGCTTATTCGTGCGGTGTATGA CAACCGGATACCCCGCACAGATCCAAACTTTGTTCCTCCATCTGCTGCACAGCAGATCATCGAAAATCCCTATACAAGTCCGGAAGATCTCGTGCAGACAATGGTCATTGAAGACCCAGAATTATCGCTTTGGGCT ACATTGGTCGAGCATCTCCAAACTCGCCCTCTATTAACTTCACCGCCGCCTCTTGAAGCCAGACATGGCTATCTGCCATCCACTGTCCGCCGTTCTAAATTCCATTCGACCACAGATTCACCTTCACTCGATCCCGATTTTACCGTTCGTGATCCTCACAGTTCTTCTCTCGCGGGCGAAGACCAGACTTACCAACTGCCCCTCCTCGAAACACTATACAACCTCGTCCGATATGGAGAGCTTGAGTCAGCGATCAAAGTATGTGAACAGGGGGGTGAGCCATGGAGAGGTGCGAGTTTGATGGGTGTACGGCGGTGGACGATGGGGGGCATGAGTAAAGGAACTGAGCCAACCGTGATGACTGGAAACCGATACCGTGCCTTGTGGAAAAAGTCTTGCCGTACGATTGCCAAGAACCACACCCTCCTGCCTGCCGAGCGAAATCTCTACGCTGCTATGATCTCGGATCTACCTACGCTCTTACCGGCATGTGAGTCGTGGGAAGACTATCTTTGGGCGCACGTGCAGCATAGGATCGAAGCgagattggagaagagatggcgTGAGCTTGGAGGATTTTGGGAAGGCGAAGGGGGGGTAGGAAAGGATGacgttgaagaagtggagaTGGCCAAAGGGGGACTTGAAGAGGTTTTTGCAAGTATGAGAAATCTACAGAATGCCTCAATTTC TATTACCATGACCGAACCGTACCATGTCGCTCAGCAGATGATCCTGCTCGATCGAACAGAAGCCCTCTTCCACGGATTTGCGGATCAACTTCTGGAGCTCGAATCTGGGGTTTCTCCAGA ACTCATAGCACCTCTTCTCCGCTTTTTCACTCATCTTGCTCTCATCCTCCGTACCCTTTCTCAACCCGTTCCTGTTTCAGCGGCCAATGCTATCATTCAAGCCTATCTGCAAATTCTCGAGCGAGAAGGCAACGATAAGCTCGTCGCCATGTATGCGGCTTGTCTGAGGGAAGGTAGTGGTGAAGAAAGTTATGCGCGTTTCTTATGGT CGATGGACCCTTCTGCCGGCAGAGACTCCAGGTCAGAAGCGCTTTTGCGAGCCAAGAAGCATAACCTCGATGTGGCGCTCATCGCTCGCGAAACTGTCCGTCTTTgtcttgaagaagtggtCGCT GACCCTCCCAAGAGGCTTCTCGCTGAACCCGATATTGTTCCCATTTCTATCGGTTTGACGGAACATGATGTCGTGCTTATTAGATCTATCGAGTGGTTAACCATCTTGCCGGAAACGGCGGATGATGCGCTCGTGCGATCCTGCCAGCTCGTTCGATACTTCTTGT CCAAGGGTCAAGCTAATGCCGCgcaatctcttcttctctcccttccttcccttcccacttcctcctctttaACCAATCAAAGTCACCTCCTCGAACTCGCCTCCTACAATCggctcttctctctcttctcgtccCACACTTACTTTGCCGACATCCTGTTCCGCCAACCTTCGCTTACTGCTAGCAAACTTGAAGTCCACgcttggaagaaggatctTGAGGCCTGCGTGGAAGATGTCTGGAAGGGTACTGTGGGGTTAATCAAGGAACGGTGGCTGGATTTGCCTAGCTTGTCTCCCAAGGTTGAAAAGGACGGCAAGGGGTTGTACGAGTAcgaaggggaggaggagaggcaGAAGCAACTCAAGCTTATACGACATATTTTCATCCCCGACCTCGTCCTTCGCTTGCACAACACTCTCATCGAACAATCTGTTTTATTCCCCTACTTTTTGCAGAGGGCCCTTGAACTGGCGAGCATAGTGGCGGATGGGAGATATAGAGTGTACGAGGGCTTTCTGCCACTGGCGACGATTGCTGGAGGTGCGGAAATGGTTGGGGGTGGCGAAAAGGGTGTCAGCCGGCTTGAGGTGTACATGGACAAGATCAGGGAGGTGGCACTTGAGGTGTTAAAATCAGGAAATGGGAACGCTTTCAAGGTCAGGAGACTGGCATGA